In one Corythoichthys intestinalis isolate RoL2023-P3 chromosome 16, ASM3026506v1, whole genome shotgun sequence genomic region, the following are encoded:
- the cant1a gene encoding soluble calcium-activated nucleotidase 1 produces MTAPAGYARLEQNEAMNGLRISVGGLPMLATMANGSDSRFRLKWKPIVVAAFSLTLFLLLYMHLSSGLRHHRGTSEGSGAERLSGYNDTYPLSPPERTASGTRYRIAVIADLDTNSRSEKAQTWFSYMWRGHLLVSQSGDRVSVEWDADMTRLESHLAEKGRGMELSELAVFNGKLYSVDDRTGIVYRIDGNKVVPWVILPDGNGNVAKGFKAEWLAVKDEHLYVGGLGKEWTTTSGQFVNDDPEWVKVVGYRGDVEHQNWVPVYKSLKSAAGLKPPGYLIHESAAWSDTLQRWFFLPRRASADRYEETADERRGTNLVLSCSPDFTDVKVGHVGPLDPTHGFSSFKFVPNTDDQIILALKSEEDAGKIATYILAFTLDGRILLPETKIGDVKYEGVEFI; encoded by the exons ATGACTGCGCCCGCGGGCTACGCTCGACTGGAGCAAAATGAGGCCATGAACGGTCTGCGCATCTCTGTTGGGGGACTCCCCATGCTGGCCACCATGGCCAACGGCAGCGACTCCCGCTTCCGCCTCAAGTGGAAACCCATCGTGGTGGCGGCGTTCTCGCTGACTCTGTTCTTGCTGCTCTACATGCACTTGAGCTCGGGCCTGCGCCACCACCGCGGCACCTCGGAGGGCTCCGGAGCGGAGCGCTTGTCCGGCTACAACGACACCTACCCGCTCAGCCCGCCCGAACGAACGGCGAGCGGCACGCGCTACCGCATCGCCGTCATCGCCGACTTGGACACGAATTCTCGTAGCGAGAAGGCGCAGACGTGGTTCAGCTACATGTGGCGCGGGCACCTGTTGGTGTCGCAGAGCGGCGACAGGGTGTCAGTGGAGTGGGACGCCGACATGACGCGGCTGGAAAGCCACCTGGCCGAGAAAGGCCGAGGCATGGAGCTGTCGGAACTGGCCGTCTTCAACGGCAAGCTTTACAGCGTCGACGACAGGACGGGCATCGTCTACCGCATCGACGGCAACAAGGTCGTGCCCTGGGTCATCTTACCCGACGGCAACGGCAACGTGGCCAAAG GTTTTAAAGCCGAGTGGTTGGCGGTGAAGGACGAGCACCTGTACGTGGGCGGCTTGGGGAAGGAGTGGACCACCACCTCGGGCCAGTTCGTCAATGACGACCCGGAGTGGGTGAAAGTGGTGGGCTACCGTGGGGATGTTGAGCACCAGAACTGGGTGCCTGTGTACAAGTCGCTTAAATCAGCCGCCGGACTTAAACCTCCAG GTTACCTGATTCACGAGTCGGCGGCGTGGAGCGACACACTGCAGCGGTGGTTCTTCCTGCCGCGCCGGGCCAGCGCCGACCGCTACGAGGAAACGGCGGACGAGCGGCGGGGCACCAACCTGGTTCTGAGCTGCTCGCCGGATTtcaccgacgtgaaggtcggccACGTGGGCCCGCTGGACCCCACCCACGGCTTCTCCTCTTTCAAGTTCGTGCCCAATACGGACGACCAGATCATCCTGGCGCTCAAGTCGGAGGAAGACGCGGGCAAGATCGCTACGTACATCCTGGCCTTTACGCTGGACGGACGCATTCTCTTGCCGGAGACCAAGATCGGCGACGTCAAATACGAAGGAGTTGAGTTCATCTAG